The following coding sequences lie in one Pseudarthrobacter phenanthrenivorans Sphe3 genomic window:
- a CDS encoding CpaF family protein, whose protein sequence is MDALGIVEDEVRELIRRRGLDPLHQAGEVRRLVEAAVTDYDERALLGPLPPIGPLDAARRFLFDAVAGFGVLQPLLDDPAIEEVWLNAPNEIFVARNGESELTSLSLTEQQVRDLVERMLKSSGRRLDMSSPFVDAALPDGSRLHVVIPDVTRKHWAVNIRKFVVKATRLEHLVELGTLTPQSARFLGAAVSSGLNILVSGATQAGKTTMLNCLAASIGSRERVITVEEIFELQFPLRDVVGLQCRQPNLEGEGEIPLRRLVKEALRMRPDRLVVGEVREAESLDMLIALNSGLPGMCTVHANSAHDAVTKICTLPLLAGENISSAFVVPTVASCIDLVVHCSRHANGRREVTEILSLGRRVENGIIESSPVFTMVDGTLQARANSMPAAEKFHRAGYDVAALLDPR, encoded by the coding sequence ATGGACGCGCTGGGAATTGTCGAGGACGAGGTCCGCGAGCTGATCCGTCGTCGGGGGCTGGACCCTCTGCACCAGGCAGGTGAGGTGCGCCGGCTTGTTGAGGCTGCCGTTACGGACTACGACGAGCGGGCGCTGCTTGGGCCTCTTCCTCCCATAGGTCCGTTAGATGCTGCCCGCAGATTCCTCTTTGACGCAGTAGCCGGTTTCGGTGTGCTCCAGCCTTTGCTGGACGATCCCGCCATCGAAGAGGTATGGCTCAACGCCCCCAATGAAATTTTCGTGGCCCGCAACGGCGAATCCGAACTGACCTCCCTCAGCCTGACCGAGCAACAGGTCCGTGACCTGGTGGAGCGGATGCTGAAGAGCTCCGGCCGAAGGCTCGACATGTCTTCGCCTTTCGTTGACGCCGCGCTGCCTGACGGTTCGCGGCTTCACGTTGTCATCCCGGACGTGACCCGGAAGCACTGGGCAGTCAACATCAGGAAGTTCGTGGTCAAGGCAACCCGGCTTGAGCACCTGGTGGAGCTGGGTACCCTGACTCCGCAGTCCGCCCGTTTTCTCGGCGCAGCGGTATCAAGCGGCCTCAATATCCTGGTCTCGGGCGCCACCCAGGCCGGCAAGACCACGATGCTGAACTGCCTCGCCGCGAGCATTGGAAGCCGCGAACGGGTCATTACGGTGGAGGAGATCTTCGAACTGCAGTTTCCCCTGCGCGACGTTGTCGGCCTCCAGTGCCGGCAGCCAAACCTGGAGGGCGAAGGCGAGATCCCGCTTCGCCGTTTGGTCAAGGAAGCCCTCCGTATGCGCCCCGACCGCCTGGTGGTGGGCGAGGTCCGCGAAGCTGAAAGCCTGGACATGCTCATCGCTTTGAACAGTGGCCTTCCAGGCATGTGTACTGTCCACGCAAATTCAGCCCACGACGCCGTCACCAAGATCTGCACCCTGCCACTTCTCGCGGGTGAGAACATTTCAAGCGCCTTTGTTGTCCCGACTGTCGCCTCCTGCATCGACCTCGTGGTCCACTGCAGCAGGCACGCCAATGGACGCAGGGAAGTAACGGAGATCCTGTCACTCGGCCGCCGGGTGGAAAACGGCATCATCGAGTCTTCGCCGGTGTTCACCATGGTGGATGGCACCCTGCAGGCGAGAGCCAACTCGATGCCCGCCGCTGAGAAGTTCCACCGAGCAGGCTACGACGTCGCGGCGTTGCTGGATCCGCGATGA